In a genomic window of Hippoglossus stenolepis isolate QCI-W04-F060 chromosome 17, HSTE1.2, whole genome shotgun sequence:
- the LOC118124887 gene encoding gap junction beta-4 protein produces MNWAFLEGLLSGVNKYSTAFGRIWLAIVFIFRLMVFLVACEKVWGDEQKDFDCNTRQPGCHNVCYDHYFPIGYTRLWALQLIFVTCPSLLVTLHVAYRDDRERKHRLKHGEDVTPLYNNTGKKRGGLWWTYFCSLLFKITVDAVFVFLLFYIYEATFFPPLVKCNEDPCPNMVDCYIARPTEKKIFTVFMVVTSFVCIFLNFCEIIYLSGKRFWECCGGGQQSARQNSFMMVKTPLTGRENSAYLEKPKMVEKGNGEVGKESSSPAYSNAVS; encoded by the exons ATGAACTGGGCCTTCCTCGAGGGCCTCCTCAGCGGGGTGAACAAGTACTCAACAGCTTTCGGTCGCATCTGGCTCGCTATCGTTTTCATCTTCAGGCTTATGGTTTTCCTTGTGGCTTGCGAGAAGGTTTGGGGCGACGAGCAGAAGGACTTTGACTGCAACACTCGCCAGCCCGGTTGCCACAACGTCTGCTATGACCACTACTTCCCCATCGGCTACACTCGCCTCTGGGCTCTCCAGTTGATCTTCGTCACCTGCCCGTCCCTCCTGGTGACTCTCCATGTGGCATACAGGGATGACCGTGAGCGCAAACACCGGCTGAAGCACGGGGAAGACGTCACCCCTCTGTACAATAACACGGGCAAGAAACGCGGGGGTCTCTGGTGGACCTACTTCTGCAGCCTGCTATTCAAGATCACAGTGGATGCAGTGTTTGTCTTCTTGCTCTTCTACATCTACGAGGCCACTTTCTTCCCTCCACTGGTCAAATGCAATGAAGATCCATGTCCGAATATGGTGGACTGCTACATCGCCAG GCCCACGGAGAAGAAGATATTCACTGTCTTCATGGTGGTGACCAGCTTTGTGTGCATCTTCCTCAATTTCTGCGAGATCATCTACCTGTCCGGGAAGAGGTTCTGGGAATGTTGCGGAGGAGGCCAGCAATCCGCTAGACAAAACTCCTTCATGATGGTCAAAACTCCTCTGACAGGACGGGAGAACTCGGCGTACCTGGAGAAGCCGAAGATGGTGGAGAAGGGCAATGGAGAAGTTGGCAAAGAGAGTTCATCTCCAGCGTACAGCAACGCAGTGTCCTGA
- the LOC118124906 gene encoding LOW QUALITY PROTEIN: gap junction beta-3 protein (The sequence of the model RefSeq protein was modified relative to this genomic sequence to represent the inferred CDS: substituted 1 base at 1 genomic stop codon): MDWKFLQGLLSGVNKYSTAFGRIWLSVVFVFRVMVYVVAAERVWADDQGQFDCNTRQPGCTNICYDYFFPISHIRLWALQLIFVTCPSFMVVLHVAYREERERKYQAKHGEHTRLYDNTGQKHGGLWWTYLMSLFIKTTFEVLFLYVLHYIYDSFKLPRKVQCDVSPCPNLVDCYIARPTEKTVFTYFMVGASVVCVVLNICEILYLIAFRMVTLKHRGSARTPSRKIHPGLSCDGCXSSLPSWRASYYYYYYY, translated from the exons ATGGATTGGAAGTTTCTCCAGGGTCTTCTTAGTGGAGTCAACAAGTACTCCACTGCCTTCGGGCGCATCTGGTTGTCAGTGGTCTTCGTCTTCCGGGTGATGGTCTACGTGGTGGCCGCTGAGCGTGTCTGGGCCGACGACCAGGGACAGTTTGACTGCAACACCCGCCAGCCGGGTTGCACCAACATCTGCTATGATTACTTCTTCCCCATCTCTCACATCCGCCTGTGGGCCCTCCAGCTCATCTTTGTCACCTGCCCCTCATTCATGGTGGTGCTACACGTGGCCTACCGAGAAGAGCGTGAGCGTAAGTACCAGGCCAAGCACGGGGAGCACACCCGGCTGTACGACAACACGGGCCAAAAGCACGGCGGCCTCTGGTGGACGTATCTGATGAGCCTGTTTATCAAAACCACCTTTGAGGTCTTGTTTCTGTACGTGCTCCACTACATCTACGACAGCTTCAAGCTGCCCAGGAAGGTCCAGTGTGATGTCAGTCCCTGTCCCAATTTGGTTGACTGCTACATCGCCCGACCCACAGAGAAGACCGTTTTCACCTACTTCATGGTGGGGgcgtctgttgtgtgtgtggtgcttaACATCTGTGAGATTCTATATCTGATTGCGTTCCGGATGGTGACTCTCAAACATCGAGGCAGCGCCCGCACTCCATCAAGAAAGATCCACCCTGGGCTGAGCTGTGATGGCTGCTAGTCCTCTCTACCATCCTGGAGAGCCa gctactactactactactactactaa
- the tmem54b gene encoding transmembrane protein 54b isoform X1, with amino-acid sequence MAAAGLCCSRPEEPKALMKMGLCMVLIGHVNFLLGALVHGVVLRHVSLHKQAGAMEYAISNVVALTSGLVGIIVGILAIVLSKNKKSRGLTWSLFTVSLLAAVMAAASAVGLLVSVVRAIIHGGRSLLTHCRFPDAIGYSSITNECPFDPTRIYSTTLILWLPLIVTCITQMVFSAQCLAVCASFLGLPCCRNKKKPKDYGRAINVVRPMEAEAAPSRYTESPSSSSEPPSHYTEPPRRGYSQPPKPNPAPSRQQHRPPPLQHPPRLYQSLPPSERQPLRQPHRERSDRERPETRAGSQQAAPEQHQLLERGTMERSSFWI; translated from the exons ATGGCCGCTGCAG GATTGTGTTGTTCCAGGCCGGAGGAACCGAAGGCCCTGATGAAGATGGGTCTGTGCATGGTCCTCATCGGTCACGTGAACTTCCTGCTGGGAGCGCTGGTGCACGGCGTGGTGCTCCGACACGTCAGCCTCCACAAGCAGGCCGGGGCCATGGAGTACGCCATCTCCAACGTGGTGGCTCTCACCTCCGGCCTGGTG GGAATCATTGTTGGCATCCTGGCTATCGTCCTGTCTAAGAACAAGAAGAGTAGAGGCCTG ACGTGGTCACTCTTCACAGTCAGTTTGTTGGCAGCTGTCATGGCGGCGGCTTCAGCCGTCGGACTCCTCGTGTCCGTGGTGAGGGCCATCATTCATGGAGGGCGGAGCCTCCTGACTCACTGCCGCTTCCCCGATGCCATCGGCTACTCCAGCATCACCAACGAGTGTCCTTTTGACCCCACGCGTATCTAC AGCACCACTCTGATCCTTTGGTTGCCTCTGATCGTGACTTGTATCACCCAGATGGTGTTTTCTGCCCAGTGCTTGGCCGTCTGCGCCTCCTTCCTGGGCCTGCCCTGCTGCCGGAACAAGAAGAAACCAAAAGACTATGGCAGAGCG atcaACGTGGTGAGGCCGATGGAGGCAGAAGCTGCTCCCTCTCGCTACACAGAATCACCAAGCAGCTCCAGTGAACCTCCATCGCACTATACCGAACCTCCTAGAAGAGGCTATAGCCAACCTCCAAAGCCGAACCCTGCTCCCTCGAGACAGCAGCACAGACCTCCCCCTCTTCAGCATCCTCCCCGTCTGTACCAGAGTCTTCCTCCATCGGAGAGGCAGCCCCTTCGCCAGCCGCACAGGGAAAGGTCAGACAGAGAGCGGCCGGAAACGAGGGCTGGCAGCCAGCAAGCGGCACCGGAGCAACACCAGCTGCTGGAGCGGGGCACAATGGAAAGGTCCAGCTTCTGGATTTAG
- the tmem54b gene encoding transmembrane protein 54b isoform X3: MAAAGLCCSRPEEPKALMKMGLCMVLIGHVNFLLGALVHGVVLRHVSLHKQAGAMEYAISNVVALTSGLVTWSLFTVSLLAAVMAAASAVGLLVSVVRAIIHGGRSLLTHCRFPDAIGYSSITNECPFDPTRIYSTTLILWLPLIVTCITQMVFSAQCLAVCASFLGLPCCRNKKKPKDYGRAINVVRPMEAEAAPSRYTESPSSSSEPPSHYTEPPRRGYSQPPKPNPAPSRQQHRPPPLQHPPRLYQSLPPSERQPLRQPHRERSDRERPETRAGSQQAAPEQHQLLERGTMERSSFWI; the protein is encoded by the exons ATGGCCGCTGCAG GATTGTGTTGTTCCAGGCCGGAGGAACCGAAGGCCCTGATGAAGATGGGTCTGTGCATGGTCCTCATCGGTCACGTGAACTTCCTGCTGGGAGCGCTGGTGCACGGCGTGGTGCTCCGACACGTCAGCCTCCACAAGCAGGCCGGGGCCATGGAGTACGCCATCTCCAACGTGGTGGCTCTCACCTCCGGCCTGGTG ACGTGGTCACTCTTCACAGTCAGTTTGTTGGCAGCTGTCATGGCGGCGGCTTCAGCCGTCGGACTCCTCGTGTCCGTGGTGAGGGCCATCATTCATGGAGGGCGGAGCCTCCTGACTCACTGCCGCTTCCCCGATGCCATCGGCTACTCCAGCATCACCAACGAGTGTCCTTTTGACCCCACGCGTATCTAC AGCACCACTCTGATCCTTTGGTTGCCTCTGATCGTGACTTGTATCACCCAGATGGTGTTTTCTGCCCAGTGCTTGGCCGTCTGCGCCTCCTTCCTGGGCCTGCCCTGCTGCCGGAACAAGAAGAAACCAAAAGACTATGGCAGAGCG atcaACGTGGTGAGGCCGATGGAGGCAGAAGCTGCTCCCTCTCGCTACACAGAATCACCAAGCAGCTCCAGTGAACCTCCATCGCACTATACCGAACCTCCTAGAAGAGGCTATAGCCAACCTCCAAAGCCGAACCCTGCTCCCTCGAGACAGCAGCACAGACCTCCCCCTCTTCAGCATCCTCCCCGTCTGTACCAGAGTCTTCCTCCATCGGAGAGGCAGCCCCTTCGCCAGCCGCACAGGGAAAGGTCAGACAGAGAGCGGCCGGAAACGAGGGCTGGCAGCCAGCAAGCGGCACCGGAGCAACACCAGCTGCTGGAGCGGGGCACAATGGAAAGGTCCAGCTTCTGGATTTAG
- the tmem54b gene encoding transmembrane protein 54b isoform X2, which translates to MAAAGLCCSRPEEPKALMKMGLCMVLIGHVNFLLGALVHGVVLRHVSLHKQAGAMEYAISNVVALTSGLVGIIVGILAIVLSKNKKSRGLTWSLFTVSLLAAVMAAASAVGLLVSVVRAIIHGGRSLLTHCRFPDAIGYSSITNECPFDPTRIYMVFSAQCLAVCASFLGLPCCRNKKKPKDYGRAINVVRPMEAEAAPSRYTESPSSSSEPPSHYTEPPRRGYSQPPKPNPAPSRQQHRPPPLQHPPRLYQSLPPSERQPLRQPHRERSDRERPETRAGSQQAAPEQHQLLERGTMERSSFWI; encoded by the exons ATGGCCGCTGCAG GATTGTGTTGTTCCAGGCCGGAGGAACCGAAGGCCCTGATGAAGATGGGTCTGTGCATGGTCCTCATCGGTCACGTGAACTTCCTGCTGGGAGCGCTGGTGCACGGCGTGGTGCTCCGACACGTCAGCCTCCACAAGCAGGCCGGGGCCATGGAGTACGCCATCTCCAACGTGGTGGCTCTCACCTCCGGCCTGGTG GGAATCATTGTTGGCATCCTGGCTATCGTCCTGTCTAAGAACAAGAAGAGTAGAGGCCTG ACGTGGTCACTCTTCACAGTCAGTTTGTTGGCAGCTGTCATGGCGGCGGCTTCAGCCGTCGGACTCCTCGTGTCCGTGGTGAGGGCCATCATTCATGGAGGGCGGAGCCTCCTGACTCACTGCCGCTTCCCCGATGCCATCGGCTACTCCAGCATCACCAACGAGTGTCCTTTTGACCCCACGCGTATCTAC ATGGTGTTTTCTGCCCAGTGCTTGGCCGTCTGCGCCTCCTTCCTGGGCCTGCCCTGCTGCCGGAACAAGAAGAAACCAAAAGACTATGGCAGAGCG atcaACGTGGTGAGGCCGATGGAGGCAGAAGCTGCTCCCTCTCGCTACACAGAATCACCAAGCAGCTCCAGTGAACCTCCATCGCACTATACCGAACCTCCTAGAAGAGGCTATAGCCAACCTCCAAAGCCGAACCCTGCTCCCTCGAGACAGCAGCACAGACCTCCCCCTCTTCAGCATCCTCCCCGTCTGTACCAGAGTCTTCCTCCATCGGAGAGGCAGCCCCTTCGCCAGCCGCACAGGGAAAGGTCAGACAGAGAGCGGCCGGAAACGAGGGCTGGCAGCCAGCAAGCGGCACCGGAGCAACACCAGCTGCTGGAGCGGGGCACAATGGAAAGGTCCAGCTTCTGGATTTAG